In the Portunus trituberculatus isolate SZX2019 chromosome 21, ASM1759143v1, whole genome shotgun sequence genome, one interval contains:
- the LOC123507275 gene encoding extensin-like — MVFLRRSQVRALTPTTGLLQEPHHPQPPLKPPHHLQTPPRPSPPTAPPLKNSSPQTVPFKIPTTTDSPPSKIHTTYSPPSRPPLPPTVPSKTPITYSPSFKTPTTDSPLQDPTIVPSKIPNNHISLEDSYHRQSPLRPPLWSPRRISTNHRPLEDPHHRESPLRPPPQPLSKTPTHLQPPLKKKLTNTTDLLQDPHHHR, encoded by the exons ATGGTCTTCCTCAG AAGGTCCCAGGTTCGAGCCCTG ACCCCCACCACTGGCCTCCTCCAAGAGCCCCACCACCCACAGCCCCCCTTAAAACCCCCCCACCACCTACAGACCCCTCCAAGACCCTCACCACCTACAGCCCCTCCCCTTAAAAACTCCTCACCACAGACAGTCCCCTTCAAGatccccaccaccacagacAGTCCCCCTTCCAAGATCCACACCACTTACAGCCCTCCTTCAAGACCCCCACTACCACCCACAGTCCCCTCCAAGACCCCCATCACCTACAGCCCCTCCTTCAAGACCCCCACCACAGACAGTCCCCTTCAAGACCCCACTATAGTCCCCTCCAAAATCCCCAACAACCACATATCCCTTGAAGACTCCTACCACAGACAGTCCCCTTTAAGACCCCCACTATGGTCCCCTCGAAGAATCTCCACCAACCACAGACCCCTTGAAGACCCCCACCACAGAGAGTCCCCTTTAAGACCCCCACCACAGCCCCTCTCCAAGACCCCAACCCACCTACAGcccccccttaaaaaaaaactcaccaaCACCACAGACCTCCTTCAAGacccccaccaccacagatag